The Tepidibacillus fermentans genome contains the following window.
GTAATAAACCTCGAGCCCACGGAATGATACAGAAGGTGCAGAAGTTATTGCACCCTTCTTGGATCTTTAATGATGCCCTTGTTCGGTCTGAAAAAGAAGGTACATCTAATTCCTCAAATTCTTTTGTCTTCATAATATTGTAGACGGCATTGATCGGCTCTCTTTTCCGTCGATATTCCTCTACGTATTCAACAATCTTCTCACGCCCCTGATTGCCAACAACAATATCTACCCCGGGAATATCGAGAACGTCACCAGGTGCAATCTGGGCATAGCATCCCGTCACCACGATTACTGCGTCTGGGTTTCTTTTAATCGCTCTTCGAATCACTTGTCTACTTTTTTTATCTCCCGTATTCGTTACGGTACAAGTATTGATCACATAAACATCCGCTTTTTTATCAAAATCAACTCGCTCATAACCATGCTTTCTGAACAACTGGTAGATTGCTTCTGTTTCGTATTGATTTACTTTACATCCTAGAGTATGAAATGCAATGGTAGTCAATGTTTATCCTCGCTTTCCTTCTAGATGATAGAGTATATTGGCAACCCCCACAAGTCCAGCTGTTTCCGTACGCAAAATTCGTTTCCCTAAGGAAATTGATATGGCTCCCCTTTTTATTGCTTCTTGTACTTCATGAGTGGAAAATCCCCCTTCAGGGCCGATTACTAGCAGCAATCTCTTTTGTTCTGAATTCTTTGATAGAGCTTGATATAAAGTTATGGTATTTTCCTGTTCATAGGCAATAAGCGTAAACTCTTTCTGTATTAAATCTAATAATCCTTCCCAGGTCAAAACGGGATGAATTTTGGGAATTGCACTTCGATGAGCTTGCTCAGCCGCTTCTTTAGCAATTTTACGCCAGCGCTCTAAACGCTTTTGTTCTTTATTTTCATCCAACTGGACAATTGTTCTTTCGGATGTGAATGGGAGAAATGATGTGACGCCAATCTCTGTCCCTTTTTGGATAATCCAATCCATCTTATCTCCTTTTGGTAATCCTTGTGCCAAGATCACTTCGAAAGGAGATTCGTTGTTTTCTTGAATCACTTCTTCGATATTGCAGATAACTTGGTCTCGCTCGATTTTTTTTATTTTCCCTAGAACATCCAAACCCTCACCATTAGAGCAGATGATCATATCCCCTTGTTTTAATCGCAAAACTTTGCTGATATGTTTTACATCATCTCCCTTGATGAATACCTGATCATCCAAAAATTGGTCCTTATGAACAAAATATCTTTGCATTTCTATATCCCTACTATCTTATACTTTTTTTGCAATAAAAGCTATCCAATCTTCCTGTGTAAGTGTTTCCTCAATAACCAAACCTTCCCGTTCAATTACTTCTTTTACCAATTCACTTTTGGATTGGATAATTCCAGAAGCAATAAAGTAGCCATTTGGTTTGAGTACCCTTGCTACATCATTGACGAAACGTAGAATAACCTCTGCCAAAATATTTGCAACAACGATTTCCACTTGATCCTCGATATGATCTAATAAGTTATTTTGTTTTACCTCAACCATTTGATCAACGTGATTTAGCTTTATATTTAATTTTGCACTTTTTACCGCAACTTCATCTAAATCAAGTGCTAATACATGTTTTGCTCCCAATTTTGCAGCAGCGATACTCAAGACACCTGTACCACATCCAACATCAATCACTTTTTCATCCCCATTAATCACTTTTTCTAATGCTTGAATACACATCACTGTTGTAGGATGGGTTCCTGTTCCAAAGGCCATCCCCGGATCTAATTCAATGACATGTTGACCTGGTTTTTCTTCTACTTCTTCCCATGTTGGAGTGATTAAGATTTTCTCAGAAACCTGAACGGGTTTGTAGTATTTTTTCCATCCTGAAGCCCAATCTTCTTCATTCACTTCAGAAATGGATACATGTCCTGCCCCAATGTTAATATCATAAGTTAATAGATTATTAATCGCTGATTTAATTTGCTCAACCGTTTCCATGAGATAACTATTAAGCGGAAAATATGCTTTGACATAAACACCTTCCTCTGGAAAATCTTCAGGAGAAAGTTCGTACACCTCACCATAAGGAGATTCCCACTCTCGCTCAAGAACTTCTGGGTCTTCAATAATAACTCCACCAGCACCTGCCTCGTGAAGAATATTCGCAACCGCTTCGATTGCTTCTTGTGTCGTATGAATTGTAATTTCGGACCATTTCATAAACGTTCATTCCTCCTAAAGTTTCCATTCAATTAAAAGAAGAAAAATGGGGGTTATTCCCCCATAAAGGCTTTTTTCATACGCTCAAAAAAGGATTTGGATTGCTGGTGGGTTTCCTCACCACTGAGATTACCTAATTCCCTTAGTAATTCTTTTTGTCGCTCTGTTAAATTCGTAGGAGTCACGACAACAACCTTTACATGCTGATCTCCTCTACCACCAAAACGTAGGTGGGGTACTCCTTTTCCTTTTAAACGAAAACTGGTTCCGGTTTGTGTCCCTGCAGGTATTTTTAATTTCACTCGACCATCAAGAGTAGGAACTTCGATCTCATCTCCTAATGCTGCCTGTGCAAAGGTTAGTGGGACTTCACAGTAAATATTATCTCCATCTCTTTCAAAGAAATCGTGAGGTTTGACATGTAAGAGAATAAATAAATCACCAGGTGGTCCTCCATTTACCCCAGGTTCTCCTTCCCCACTTACCCGCAATTGCGAACCATCATCCACTCCTGCAGGAATTTTCACATGAATTTTTTTATTCTTCTTCACACGACCTGTTCCATAGCAATCCGTACATTTATGGGGAATGATTTTTCCTTTTCCTTGACATGCTGTACAAATTCGACGATTTACAATTCGACCAAATGGGGTATTCTGAACTACTTCTTGTTGTCCAGTTCCTTTACATACGGAACAGGTTTCTACTTTGGTTCCTGGTTTTGCCCCTGTACCATGACAAGTATCACATTCTTCTTCCCGTGGAATGGTGATATCTGTTTCTTTTCCGAAAACAGCTTCCTTGAATTCTAATGTCATACTATATTGGAGATCAGCACCTCTTCTTGGTGCATTGGGGTTACGTTGTCTCCTTCCACCACCGAAAAACATATCGAAGATATCGCCAAAATCTCCAAAATCAGCACTGCTAAAACCACCGCCACCAAATCCTCCGCCACCAAATCCAGCAGTAGGATCTTCATGACCAAACTGGTCATAGCGGGCTCTTTTATTTGGATCACTTAGAACCTCATATGCTTCTTTTACTTCTTTAAATTTCTCTACTGCATCAGGTTCTTTATTCACATCAGGATGATATTGACGAGCCAATTTGCGGTATGCCTTTTTTATTTCATCCTCAGTGGCGTTTTTACTGACTCCTAAGACTTCGTAATAGTCTCGTTTACTCATCGAATCACCACCGTTCTTTTCATATTGATGAAAACAAGAGAAAAGCCAAAGCCAAGAAACACGACTTTGACTTTCTCCTTTTATTTACAGTATGCAATATTATTCTTTCTTGTCATCTTTTACTTCTTCATAATCGACGTCAACAACATTCTCTTTATTTTGAGATTGATTATTCGTTGTCCCTTGTGCATTTTGTGCTTGTGCTTGTTCATAGAGTTTCACAGAAAGTTGTTGTACAATGCCAGCAAGTTTTTCATTTGCTGCCTTGATTTCTTCGATATTATTACCTTCTAGTGCTTTCTTCAAAGCTTCTTTTGCTTCATTTGCCTTGTCAATCTCCGCTTTATCGATTTTTCCTTCTAAGTCTTTGAGTGTTTTTTCCGTTTGATAAATCATGGAGTCGGCTTGGTTACGAATTTCAACTTCTTCTTTGCGTTTACGGTCTTCTTCAGCGTGTGATTCAGCCTCTTTCACCATTCTTTCGATTTCTTCTTGGCTTAAACCGCTAGAAGAAGTGATGGTAATTTTTTGACTCTTACCTGTACCTAGATCTTTTGCAGATACATTTACAATACCGTTAGCGTCAATATCAAAAGTAACTTCAATTTGTGGAATTCCACGTGGTGCTGGTGGAATATCATGTAATTGGAAACGACCTAATGTTTTGTTATAAGCTGCCATTTCACGTTCTCCTTGAAGAACATGAATATCTACAGATGTCTGATTGTCAGCAGCGGTAGAGAAAATTTGTGATTTACTTGTTGGGATCGTTGTATTTCTTGGGATTAATTTGGTAAATACTCCACCAAGGGTTTCAATACCTAAGGATAATGGTGTAACGTCAAGTAAAACAACGTCCTTCACATCACCCGTAAGAACTCCTGCCTGAATCGCTGCACCAATAGCAACAACTTCATCTGGGTTCACCCCTTTATATGGTTCTTTCCCAATGAACTTCTTAATCGCTTCTTGAACAGCAGGAATCCGTGTTGATCCACCAACAAGGATGACTTTATCGATATCGTTTGGTGTTAATCCTGCATCTTGTAATGCTTGACGAGTTGGGCCCATTGTTCTTTCAACTAAATCTGCAGTTAACTCTTCAAATTTGGCACGAGTTAAGTTGACTTCTAAGTGTTTTGGACCTGTTGCATCTGCAGTGATAAATGGTAATGAGATAGTAGTTGTTAAAACTCCAGAAAGTTCTTTTTTCGCTTTCTCAGCAGCATCTTTTAAACGTTGTAAAGCCATTTTATCTTGGCTTAAGTCAATCCCATTTTCTTTCTTAAAAATATCGATTAAATAATCGATTATGGCTTGGTCAAAATCGTCGCCACCAAGTCGGTTATCTCCACTGGTAGCTTTTACTTCGAAGATTCCATCTCCTAATTCAAGAATCGATACGTCAAAGGTTCCACCACCAAGGTCATAAACAAGGATGGTTTGGTCTTCTTCTTTATCTAAACCATAAGCGAGAGACGCAGCAGTTGGTTCGTTAATAATTCTCAACACTTCTAAGCCAGCAATTTTACCTGCATCTTTCGTTGCTTGACGTTGGCTATCGTTGAAGTAAGCAGGAACCGTAATGACAGCTTGAGTAATTTT
Protein-coding sequences here:
- a CDS encoding 16S rRNA (uracil(1498)-N(3))-methyltransferase codes for the protein MQRYFVHKDQFLDDQVFIKGDDVKHISKVLRLKQGDMIICSNGEGLDVLGKIKKIERDQVICNIEEVIQENNESPFEVILAQGLPKGDKMDWIIQKGTEIGVTSFLPFTSERTIVQLDENKEQKRLERWRKIAKEAAEQAHRSAIPKIHPVLTWEGLLDLIQKEFTLIAYEQENTITLYQALSKNSEQKRLLLVIGPEGGFSTHEVQEAIKRGAISISLGKRILRTETAGLVGVANILYHLEGKRG
- the prmA gene encoding 50S ribosomal protein L11 methyltransferase, which produces MKWSEITIHTTQEAIEAVANILHEAGAGGVIIEDPEVLEREWESPYGEVYELSPEDFPEEGVYVKAYFPLNSYLMETVEQIKSAINNLLTYDINIGAGHVSISEVNEEDWASGWKKYYKPVQVSEKILITPTWEEVEEKPGQHVIELDPGMAFGTGTHPTTVMCIQALEKVINGDEKVIDVGCGTGVLSIAAAKLGAKHVLALDLDEVAVKSAKLNIKLNHVDQMVEVKQNNLLDHIEDQVEIVVANILAEVILRFVNDVARVLKPNGYFIASGIIQSKSELVKEVIEREGLVIEETLTQEDWIAFIAKKV
- the dnaJ gene encoding molecular chaperone DnaJ, which encodes MSKRDYYEVLGVSKNATEDEIKKAYRKLARQYHPDVNKEPDAVEKFKEVKEAYEVLSDPNKRARYDQFGHEDPTAGFGGGGFGGGGFSSADFGDFGDIFDMFFGGGRRQRNPNAPRRGADLQYSMTLEFKEAVFGKETDITIPREEECDTCHGTGAKPGTKVETCSVCKGTGQQEVVQNTPFGRIVNRRICTACQGKGKIIPHKCTDCYGTGRVKKNKKIHVKIPAGVDDGSQLRVSGEGEPGVNGGPPGDLFILLHVKPHDFFERDGDNIYCEVPLTFAQAALGDEIEVPTLDGRVKLKIPAGTQTGTSFRLKGKGVPHLRFGGRGDQHVKVVVVTPTNLTERQKELLRELGNLSGEETHQQSKSFFERMKKAFMGE
- the dnaK gene encoding molecular chaperone DnaK, translated to MGKVIGIDLGTTNSCVAVLEGGEPVVIPNAEGNRTTPSVVAFTKDGQRLVGEVAKRQAITNPNTVISIKRHMGTNYKVNIDGKEYTPQEISAIILQKLKADAEAYLGEKITQAVITVPAYFNDSQRQATKDAGKIAGLEVLRIINEPTAASLAYGLDKEEDQTILVYDLGGGTFDVSILELGDGIFEVKATSGDNRLGGDDFDQAIIDYLIDIFKKENGIDLSQDKMALQRLKDAAEKAKKELSGVLTTTISLPFITADATGPKHLEVNLTRAKFEELTADLVERTMGPTRQALQDAGLTPNDIDKVILVGGSTRIPAVQEAIKKFIGKEPYKGVNPDEVVAIGAAIQAGVLTGDVKDVVLLDVTPLSLGIETLGGVFTKLIPRNTTIPTSKSQIFSTAADNQTSVDIHVLQGEREMAAYNKTLGRFQLHDIPPAPRGIPQIEVTFDIDANGIVNVSAKDLGTGKSQKITITSSSGLSQEEIERMVKEAESHAEEDRKRKEEVEIRNQADSMIYQTEKTLKDLEGKIDKAEIDKANEAKEALKKALEGNNIEEIKAANEKLAGIVQQLSVKLYEQAQAQNAQGTTNNQSQNKENVVDVDYEEVKDDKKE